GGTGAAGCCTCCTTCGGTCTCCAGGCCGGCGTGAAGGCCGTCAACACCGTCATGGTGCTCCTCGACGACTCCACCGCGCGCCTGCTCCTCAAGAGCCGCTTCAACTTCGGCGCCGAAGCGAAGGCCATGGCCGGCGTCCGCGGCGGCGAGCGCGAGGCGGTGAACAAGCAACTGGTCGAAGGGGCCAACGTCCTCGTCTATTCGCTCCAGGAAGGCTACTACCTCGGTGCCGCCGTGAAGACCGGCTTCATGCAGCCCAACGACGAGGCGAACCGTGTTTTCTACAACACGAACAATCGCCTGCCCGAGCTGCTGTTCTCCGACTGGACCACGCCGCCGGCCGAGACGCGCTTCATCATGGATTACGTGGCGCGCCTCACGAGCCGCTGAACCGCCGCCGCAGTATCCCTTCACCCACTCACGAACCCGCCGATGATCGGCGGGTTTTTTTGTTGGGCAATCCGGAAGCGTGCCGCGCCATTGAGGGGCGGCCAGCTGTGCCCGGCGCCACGCAGAAGCCTCCCGCGAATGACGCGAGTCGACACGACTACAGCAACCGCGAGCTGCGGGCGCACGACGCTCTGGCCGCGGAATTGACAAAGGTGCTGTGTTCGGGCGCGCCGGGCGGGCACAAAAAAATCCCGCACCAAGCGGTGCGGGATTCGGAGAAAGAACGTGGTGCTCCGCTCAGGCGGCGACGCGACGACGGTAAGCGACCAAGCCAACCGCGAGCAGACCGAGAACCGCCGCATAGGTCGCGGGCTCCGGGACGGCGCTGGTGATCGCCGCAGTCTGAATGTAGATATTGCTTCCTGAAGGGTTCAAAGTTCCAACCACCGCGGTCGTCCCAACATCATCCACTGTCCAGATCGTCGGGTCGGGAGAGGAACTCGCCGGGAACAGCCACGTGTTATTGGTGAAGAGCACCCATTCCGTAACCCCGTTGGTGATCGTGGTCGTGTTGTAACCCCAAATGTAGGCCTGACTAGATGTCGCGAACGCACCTGCGTTGGAAGACAACGTGGCCGTTCCATCGAAGTGCGTGAAAAGATCATCCCAAGGCGTGGACCCGTTGGTGGCGATTGTCGTGAAATTTGCTGCCCAACTAGCCGTGTTCAGAGCGGTAGGCGAAAAAGCGCCAAATGATCCGATGCTGAAGGTGAAGCCGTTCGTAAGGTCCGCTCCGGTGCTCGTCTTGCCGACCTCAAATGCGCTCGACGAAAAGGATATCTCAACAGCCGAAAGGCGGGAGAGACCAAGAAGAAGGAATACGAGGCCTATTTTTTTTGTGCTCATTTTCAATAGATGTAAGGGACGCTGTAATTCAAATCTTGGGAAATCTTCTGGATAATCACACCGGCAGTGGCACCGAAAAGCGATTCAGCGCTGCGGTTGGTGTTGCCACCGCCGGAGAGAGTCCACTGCTCAATGCTGCCGTTCGCGTTTCGCAACAGGTAATAGATTTTATAGATTTCGTTCTCGTTGAGCAGAATCTTGTCGGCCGAACTGACCGAGGTAGCACCCTGCATTCCATTCGCGACGCTCATCAAACGCTGTAGGGGGGATTGGTCAGTAGGCCACGGCTGCGCGACAAGATTTTTCCCAGCAGCCAGTGGCTGCGAGAAACTATTGGTTCGAATCTCTCCAAGCCATGTGAGTGTAACCGGGGTCGCTGCGTTTCGCGCAACGACGAAACCTGTTCCGGGCGCAATGACTTCACCATCGCGATTCGTATTGCCGCCACCGGACTTGGTCCACTGTGCAATGGTGCCTTGGGGGTTCTTGAGAAAGTAATAGATCTCCCAAGCTTGGGTTTGAGGATTCAGGAAGCGGACTTGATCAGCAGTAGATACGCTAGTTGTCCCCTGCATCAGCTGATTATCCTTCGTTCCGAAGAGCTGGCCGATGGTCACGTGCGGACGGATGACCAACGAGTAACCGGCGAGGCTCGCGGTGTCGGGCACGGAGGCCAAGGTGCCGCGCTGAGCGAGGGTCACCGTAATCGAGCCGTTCGCCGAAGTCTGTGTTGCCGCGACATCGACATCGAAGCGATCGCCAACGTAGGTGCTGGTCGGGCCGGCAGTGAATTCGACGTAATAAGCCGTGCCGGTCGTCAACGCCGCCCCGACGTTCGCGCCGCTGCCGGTGAGCGTAACGGTGTTGCCAGAGACACTGGCCACCACGCCGCGATACACGGCAGCGTTCACCAAGCTCATTCCGGAAAAGCGGGTGCCGGGGCTGATGGAGACCTGCATCCCACCCACGGGAGGCGTGTAGGCGACGTCGGCCGCGAAGGCGGCAGTGGCCGAGAGGGCTAGAAGGGCGGCTAGCTTACGCACGGACTCATCCAAGTCGAAATACTCGCGCAAGTGCAACGAATTCCTGCGGATGAAACGAAAGGTTTTCATGCTGAGTAGGAAAATACCTGAGGCGTTACGGTGCGGCCGGGTAATCGATCTTGAGGCGGAAGAAGACGGCGGAGCCGGTGCCGAGCGGCACCGAGGCTTGCCAGGTTTCGGTCGCACCGGTGGCGGTGCGCGTGTGCGTGCCGGCGGAGGACCACGTGGAGAGGTTCGTCGAATATTGCACGGTGTAGCTGATGTCGGGGCGGTCCGCCGGGCGCGAATAGGTGAACGTCCAATCCGTCGCGGTCTTGGCGACGGCGGGGAGGCCGCTGCTGGAGACGGCCTTCGGGGCGAGATCGAGCGCGTATTCGAGCAGGTTGGTGAGGCCATCGCCGTCGGGGTCGGCGGCGGTGCCGCTGATGGCGTCGTCGGCGACTTCGCCGCCGGTGAACTTGGCGGCGCGCCACGCGGCGTAGCCGGAGTTGACGGTGAGCGTGGCGACATCGGAGGTGACGGAGCCGGCGCCGTTGGTGACGACGACGGTGTAGTCGGCGGCGTCGTTGAGCGTGACGCTGGGAATGGTGTAGCTCGCGCTCGTGGCCAACGGGATGTCGGAGGCGCCCTTCTTCCACTGGTAAGTGGGCGTCGGGGTGCCGGTGGCGGTGACGGAGAAGGTCACGCTTTCGCCGTAGTTCTTCGTGGCGCCGACGGGTTGGGCGGTAATCTGCGGCGTGGCGGACGCGGTGATCTGAACCGACAGGGTGAAGTCGGGGCCGCGGCCGATGGCGTTGTTGGCGTAGATGGTCACGCTGGTCGTGCCGGCGGCGGCGGGCGTGCCGGTGATTTGTTTCGTGGTGGAGTTGTAGCTGAGGCCGGCGGGGAGCGTGCCGACGTTGAAGGCCGTCGGCGAATTGGTCGCGGTGAGCTGGTAGGGCGTGATGGCGATGCTGGAGTAGCCGGTGAGGGTCGTGGCGCTGTTGACGACGGCGACCGGGCCAAGGACGAAGGTGAGCGGGAAGGCCGCGCTGGCGCCGTTGCCGTTGCTGGCGGTGAGCGTGGCGGTGAAGATACCGCCGACGGTGGGCGTGCCGGTGATGGCGCCGGTCGAGGTGTCGACCGAGAGGCCGACGGGGAGGCCGCTGGCACCGTAGCTCGTGGGGGAATTCGAGGCGGTGATCTGGTAATTGAGGGCAATGTTGAGATCCGCGGTGACGGAGGATTGGCCGCTGATGGTCGGCACGGGGCCGGAGGGCTCGACGGTGATAACGAGGGTGACGGAGGGGCCGGTGCCGGTGGCGTTGTTGGCGCTGAGGCTGACGTTGTAGGTGCCGGCGGTGGTGGGTTGGCCGGAGATGGCACCCGCGCTGTAAGTGAGGCCGGCGGGCAGCGTGCCGACGTTGTAGCTCTGCGGGGAGTTGGTGGCCGTGATCAGATACGAAAAATCCTGTCCGACGGCACCGAGAGCGGTGAGTTCGCTCGAGACCTGCGAGACGCCGAGGGCGGCGTCGATCGTGAGCGAATACGTGAAGTTGTTGATCGTGCCGGCGTCATCGAGCGAGATCGTGCCGGTGAACACGCCGTCGACGAGCGGCGTGCCCGAGATGGTGCCGGTGGAGGCGTTGATCGACATGCCGCTGGGCAGACCGGTGGCGGAGTAGACCGTGCCGTTGGCGGCCGGGGGATCCGTCACGATGGTGTAAGGCGTGTAGGCGACGCCGGCCTGGCCCGCGGCGAGGACGAGGTCCACGGCGCGAGCGGCGGTCGCGAAGCCCACACACAGGAGGGCGAGCCCGAGCAATCTCAAGGCACCGAAACGGGCGGAGAGCGAAATCATGTGAGGAAAAGAGGTGAGCGGTAAGAAACGCGGAGGAGAGGGAGGGATCAGCCGACGATGTTGAGGCTCGGGCTGATGGTGATCGTGAGGGTCACGCGGTTGCCTTCGCCGTTGGCGTTCACGGCGGAGATCGTGACGGTGAACGTGCCCGACGTCGTCGGTGTGCCGGAGATCGTGCCGAGCGCGCCGTCGAACGTGAGACCGGCGGGGAGGCCGGTCGCGACGTAGCTCGTCGGCGAGTTGCTGGCGGTGATCTGGTAACTGAAGACCTGGCCGACACGTCCGGCGGCGCTGTTGCCACTGGTGATGACGGGAGTGTTCGGCGCAGCGTAGACGGTGAGAGAGAGCGCGGCCTCGTTGCTGGTGCCGCCGGAATTGCTGGCGGTGAGGCGGATCGTGTAGGTGCCGGGGCCGGTGGGCGTGCCGGAGAGCAGGCCGGTGCCGGTGTTGACGCTGAGCCAGACCGGCGCGTCGAGGGCGCCGAAGGAGGTCGGGTTGTTCGTCGCGACGATCTGATACGAGAACGCCGTGCCGGCCTGCGCGTTGACGGCGAGCGAGCCGCCGATGACGGGCGCAGTGGCGGCGGGCGAGATCGTGATGGTGAGCGAACGCGGGGCGCCGGTGCCGTTGGCGTTGATGCCGACGAGCGACACGGTGTAGGTGCCGGCGGCGCTCGGCGTGCCTTGGATGACGCCGGTGGACGGATTCACGGCGAGGCCCGGCGGCAGGTTGACGGCGTCGAGGAACACCGACGGCGGGAACGGCGTCGTGGCCGGGACGTTGGTCGCGGTGATCTGGTAGTTGAACGGCACGTTGACCTGGCCGACGGCGGTGGCGGAGCTGGTGATGACCGGCGTGGCGTCGGCGGGGGCGATGTTGATCAGCAGCGACTGCGGCTGGCTGGTGCCGGTGGCATTCGTCGCGGTGAGCGTGACGGTGTAGAGGCCGGGGTTGTCGGCGGGGTTGCCGCTGAGGAGACCTGTGGTGGTGTTCAACACGAGGCCGGCGGGCAGCGTGCCGGTGACGTTGTAGCTCGTGGGTTCGCCAGTGGCGGTGATTTGATAACTGAACAACACGCCGACCTTCGCGCTCGCGGTCGCGTCGCTGGTGATGGCGGGCGCGAGGAGCGGCGAGGCGATGTTGATCGTGAGCGTCGAGGCTTGGCCGAGACCGGCGGCGTTGGCGGCGCGGATTTGCACGGGGAACGCGCCGGCGGCGGTCGGCGTGCCGGTGATGGCGCCGGTGGTGGCGTTCAGCGCGAGACCGGCCGGCAGCGCGTCGCTCGAATACGAGGTCGGCGTGTCGGAGGCGGTGATTTGATACGTGAACGCGACGCCGACGCGGCCGCTGGCGGCGAGCGCGCTGGTGATGCGCGGCGTGGCCGGGGCGGGCGCGATGGTGATCGAGAGCGTCTTCGGCGCGCTGGCGCCGTCGGCGTTCGAGGCGCCGAGCGTGACGCTGACGGGCGTGGCGGTTTCAGCGCTCGGGACGCCGGAGATGACGCCGGTGGCGGAATCGAACGAGAGTCCGCCCGGCAGCGTGCCGGTGAGGGCGTAGCCGGTGGGTGTGTTGGTCGCGGTGATCTGGTAGCGGAACGGTTGGCCGACCTGGCCGGCGGCGGTGCCGTTGGAGGTGATGACCGGGACGTTCAGCGCGCGGGCGATGTCGAAGAGCATTTCGACCGCGGGGCCGCGTCCGCCGGCGACGTTCGAGGCGGCGACCCAGACTTTGACTTGGCCGGGCGCGGTGGGCTTGCCGGTGATGGCGCCGGTGGCGGCGTTGAGGAGCAGGCCGGCCGGGAGCGAGCCGCTCGTGACCGCGAAATTGGTCGGCGAGTTGCTGCCGGTAAGGCTGAAGGCGAAGTCGACGTCGACCGTGCCGGTGGCGACGGGCGCGCTGGTGATGATCGGGGCGTTGGACGAGGAGTTGACGGTGATGGTCAACGGCGTCGTGGACGAGCCGGTCAAGTTGCCGACGGTGAGCGTCGCCGTGGTGATGCCGGGAGCGGTCGGGAAACCGGTGATGACGCCCGTGCCGGTGTTCAGCGTGAGGCCATCCGGCAAGCCGGTGGCGCCGAAGGTCGTCGCAGCGGGGTTCGTCGTGATGGTGTAGCTGAACAGGCTGCCGACCGTGCCGACGGCGGAGCCGCTGCTGGTGACGAGCGGCGCGCTGGCGGGCGGGTTGAACGTGAAGGTCAGCACCTGCGTGGTGGTCGCGCCGGAGCCGGCGGTGGCTTGAAGCGCGATGCGGAAGGTGCCGCTTTGCGTCGTGGTGCCGGAGATGACGCCGGTGGTCGGATTCAGCGTGATGCCGGTGGGCAGCGCGGAGGGCGTGCTATCGGGGAGATTCACGAGCGCCCACGAAGCGACGCCGGCGCCGAAGTTCGGCGTGAAGGTGAAGCTGGCGCCGGCGGTGCCGCTGACGTTGGCGGGGCCGGAGTAGACCGGGGCATCGAGCGGCGGTTGGACTTGGATCGAGAGACCTTGCGAGGCGATGCCGGTGGCGTTGGCGGCGCTGACTTGCGCGGCGTAGAAGCCGGCGGTCGTGGGCGTGCCCGAGATCGTGGCGCCGGTGAGGGAGAGGCCGGCGGGCAGGTTGAAGGCGAGGAACGACGTCGGCGAGTTGGCGGCGGTGATCGTGTAGCTGAACGCCTGGCCGACGCGCGCCGAGGCCGAGGCCGGGCTGGTGATGACCGGCGCGGGCGGCTGGACGGTGAGCGCGAGCGTCTGCGTGTCGGAGCCGGTGACGTTGGTCGCGGTGAGCGAGACGTTGAACGGCCCGGTTTGCGTCGGCGTGCCGGAGATGACGCCGCTGGCGGTGGCGAGCGTGAGGCCGGCGGGCAGGCCGGTGGCGCCGAAGGTCGCGGCGGTGGCGTTCGTGTTGATCTGGTAGAGGAACGGAGCGCCGGCGACGGCGAAGGCGGAGAGCGGGCCTTGGATGACGGGCGCGAGCGGGTTGACGGTCAGTGCGACGACGTTGCTGACGATGGTGCCGGAGGCGTTGGTGACGGCGACGGAGATCTGGCCGGCGTCGTTCGGGTGCAGGTTGGTGAACGAGAGCGTCGAGCTGGTCGCGCCGGGGAGATCGAGGCCGTTGCGGCGCCACTGGTAGGTCGGCGTGGGCGTGCCGGTGGCGGTGACGCTGAACGCGGCGCTGCCGCCGACGAGGGCGGTTTGCGGGGTGGGCTGGCCGGTGATGGCGACGGCGACGTTGAGCGAGAGCGTGTAGGGCGAGCTGGTGGCGGAGCCGAAGGCGTTGGTCGCGGTGACGCGGTAGACGCCGGCGTCGGCGCCGGTGGCGGAGGCGAAGGTGAGCACCGGCGAGTTGGGGCCGGCGTAGGCGCCGTTGTCCTTCGTCCAGGTGTAGGTGACGGGGAGAGGCGAGTTGCCGACGGCGAACTTGAGGGTGACGGGCGAATTCGCGGGGGCGTTGATCGTGCCGCCACCGGCGATCTCGGGCGTGCCGGCGGTGAGGATGGTGCCGAAGTTGCCGACGCCGACGACTTCGCCGGCGAAGATGACGTTATCGTTCAGCTGATCGGCGGCGCCGGTGGTGCGGCCGGTCCAGGTAACGCCGTCGGTGGAGGTGAAGTAGGCGTTGGAGCCGCCGGTGGCGATGAAGGCGCCGTTGAGGTAGTTGACGCTGGTGAGGTTGAAGACGCCGAGCTGCTTGGCGGTCCAGGTGGTGGCGTCGCTCGAGGTGACGACCGTGCCGGTGTTGCCGACGGCGACCCAGGTGCCGTTGCCGAAGGCGACGTCGTTGAGCTGGGAGGTGGTGCCGGAGGTGCGGAGCGTCCAGGTGGTGGCATCGGCGGAGCTGAGAATCGTGCCGCCGCTGCCGACGACGACGTGGAGGCTGCCCGAGACGGCGACCTTGCGGAGGTTTTGCGAGGTGCCGGTGGTCTGGCGGGTCCAGGTGAAGGTGGCGCCGTCCGCCGCGGTGAAGATGCCGCCGCCGCCGCCGGCGACGATCCAGCGGGAGACGAGCGGCGAGTAGCGCACGCCGTTGAGGCCGGTGGTGCCGAGGACGGCGCTGAGGCTGTGCCAGGTCCAGGTGGCGCCCTCGTCGGTCGAGGTCATGATGGAGCCGCTGTTGCCGACGGCCATGAACTTGCCGAGTGTGTAGTGAACGTCGTTCAGCTGGTTCGTGTTCGCGGTGGTGCGGTTCGTCCACGTGGCCTTGTCGGTCGAGCTGAGGATCGTGCCGAACGCGCCGACGGTGACGACGGTGTTGGAAGAAGCGCTAACGCCCAGGAGGTGGTTGTTCTGCGTGGGGCCGCCGGTGAGGATCGACCAGTTCTCGGAGTCGGGGGACGTGAGGATGACGCGGCCGCTGTTACCGCTCTGGCCGGCGATGACGTAGCGGCCGTTGCCGTAGGCGGTGTTTTGCAGGTTGCTCTGGTTGCCGGCGGCGCTGCGCGGGGTCCAGACGAGGCCGTCGGGCGAGGTGAGGATGGTGCCGAAGGAGCCGACGGCGACGAAGCGGCCGTTGACGAAGTTGACGCCGAGGAGCTGGTTGGTGGTGCCGGATTGGGCGAGGGTCCAATTGGTGCCGTCGGGCGAGGTGACGATGGCACCGTCGGCGCCAACCGCGACGAGGCGGCTGGCTCCGTAGGCGAGGCCCTGGAGGCTGGCGGCGGGCGTGGCGACGGAGGTCCAGGTGGCGCCGTCGGTGCTGGAGAAGACGCGACCGCTGGCCCCGCTGACCGCCCAGAATTTATTCAGGGTGAACGTGGCGCCGAAGACGGTATCGGTGGCGCCGTTGCCGAGGTTGCCGATGGTCCAGTTGAGGCCGCCGTCGGTGGAGACCGCGGTGACGCCGCCGACGCCGAGAGCGACGATGCGGCCGTTGCCGGCGACCATGTCCTGCAAGGATGTCTGTCCGCCGTTGATGCCGGTGGTGCGCGGAGTCCAGACGACGGCATCGAGGGAGGTGAAGATGGCGTTGAGGCTGGCCATGGCGACGTAGCGGCCGGCGGTGTATTGGAAGTTGAACAGGTTGTTCTGCGCGGGGACTTGGCGGGTGGTCCAGTTCAGGCCGTCGGGCGAGACCATGAAGGTGCCGCGAATGCCGCCGAGGAGGAACTGGCCGTTGAGGTAGGCGACGCGCGTGGCGCCGTTGCCGGTGGGCGTGGGGTTGCGCCAGCGCCAGCCGCCTTCGGGCGTGATCCAGAAGGTTTCCTCCGGGCTGGTGACGGTGCCGACGGAATTCGAAGCGGTGACCGAATAGGCGCCGGCGTGGGCGGATTGCCAGTTGGGCAGGTAGTAGGTCGGGCCGGTGGCGCCGGGGATGGGGGTGCCGTTGAAGTTCCACTGGTAACTCACCGGGCTGCTGCCGGCGATGACGCCGGTCTGCAGGTAGGAACTGCTGCCGGCGGGGAGCACGTAGCCGCCGGCGCCGAAGATGGAGGAGATGTTGCCGATCGTGCCGAAGACCGGAGCCGAGGGCGTGGTGGTGACCACGGCGGCGGCGGAGGTGACGGTCTGGCCGTTGAGGGTGACGGCGACGGTGTAGGAACCGGCCGCGGCGACGTCGGAATAGCTGCTGCTGGTCGCGCCGTCGATGGCGACACCGTCCTTGAACCACTGGTAGGTCGGCGTGCCGGCGGTCGTGCCGGAGAGGCCGACGGAGAGCGTGATGCCGGAGCCTTCGGCGGCGGTGACGCTGACGGGCTGCGTGGCGATGACCGGGCCGGGGGCGGGCGAGATCACCTGGACATAGTCGTCGGCCCAGACGGCGGCGGCGGGGATGCTGACGAGTTCGGCTCCGCCGCGGAGGCCAATGCGGATCGCGCCGGCGCGATTGAGGGCCCAGGTGCTGAGGACGTTGAACGTGCCGACGGTGGCGAAGCTGCTGCCGCCCGAAGAGACGGAGGAGGTGAGCACGCCGGTGCCGGCATCGTAATCGAAGCGGAGCAGCGCGCTCTTGTTGGCGAGCGTGGTCACGCCGGCCGCGGCGGCGGCGGCGCCGTTGGTCGTCGTCTGCATGTAGCGTTCGAAGCGCGGCGTGCCGGCGTCGTTGCGGTAACGGAAGACGACGCGGTGATAGTCGTTGGCGTCGACCGTGTTGGTGGCGACGAGCGAGAAACCGGTTTCGCGGACGGAGCCGGCGCCGAGCATGTTGGCGAGCGCGCTGGGGTTCATCGCGGTGCGGACGGCGACGGACCAGTTGCGGTCGAGGGGAAGCGTGTCGGCGCGATCGGCTTGGCGATAAACCACCGGAGGCAAGCTGTTGGGCGTGGCGAACTCGAGGCGGTCGTTGATGTTGAACGCCGTGTCGGTGTCGGGGATGCTGGTGAGCGGCGTCGAATTCCACGCGGCGGAGAGGCCGGTGCCAGTGAACGTGTCGGTGGCGCTGGCGCCGCCGGCGGGGACGGTGAGCAGCGCGACGGCTTCGGTGCGTGAGTAGTCGAGGGCGCCGCCTTGGGCGAAGCCGACGGTGTAGACGCCGGCGAGGGTTTGATTGGCGAGCGTCGCGGCGGTGGCGCCGGCGAGGTCGACGCCATCGCGGCGCCATTGTTGCGTGACGGCGGGGTTGAGCGCGCCGTTCGGCACGACGCTGAGCGAGACGCTCTGGCCGGAGCCGACCACGGCGGCGCTGGGCTGCGGCGCGACGCTGAGCGAGTAGTTGAGCACGAAGGCGCCGCGCGTGCTGGTGTTGCTGGCCACGGCGACGTAGTAGGTGGTGCCGACGGTGACCGGGAACGTGATCTGGCTGGCGGTGCTGCCGGCGGTGTCGTTGTTCTGGACGAGGAAGGCCAGGTTGTTCACGGCGCTGCCGGTGTAGGCGGCGAGGACGGTGTCGAACGAGCTGCCGATGGTGTCGAAGGTGACGACGCCGTTGGCGACGGGGCGATACGCATACCAGAGCGAGGAGGCGGCGTTGAAGGTGCTGCTGAAGTGCGTGGGTTCGCCGGTCTCGCCGGTGGCGGTGGAGTTGTTGCCGGAGACGGTGCCGCTGGTGCCGGTGAGCGCGGTGGCGTTGGCGAAGTTGTCGTTCGCCTCGGCGGCGCCGATGGTGAGGGTGACGGAGTTGGAGACGGCGACCGAACTGCCGGAGCTGGCGCGGACGGCGTAGCTGCCGGCGTCGCCGAGCGTGACGCTGGAGAGGGTGAGCGTCGCGGCGGTGGCGCCGGAGATGTTGCCGCCGTTGACGAGGTCGACGCCGTTCCGCGTCCACTGATACGTGATGCCGCTGAGGCCGGTGGCGGCGGCGGTGAAGGTCACGTTCGCGCCGGTGGCGGCGGTCTGGTTCGCGGGTTGCGTCGTGAAGCTGATCACGGGCGCGGTGACGGCGCGGCGGATGATGCCGTTGTTGGAGTCGACGAAGGTGATCGTGCCGTCGGCGGCGACGCTGAGGCCGGTGACCGAGTCGACGCGGGCGGCGCCGCCCGAGGCGTCGAGGAATCCGGAGGTGAACACCGAGCCGAGCAACGTGGTGACGACGCCGGTCGTGGGATCGATGCGGTAGATGCATCCGCCGCTGCCGACGTAGAGGTTGCCGTCGCCGCCGAGCGTGAGCGATTGCAGCGAACCGAGGCGGGCGCCGAGCGGGCCGCCGTCGATATTGCTGAGCGAGCTGTAGGTGCCGGTGAGGGTCGTGACGTTGCCGGCGGAATCGATCTTGCGGATGTTGCCGGAATTTTGGGCGACAAAGATGTTGCCGGAGGCATCGACCGCGATGCCGCGCGGGTTGGCGAAGCGCACCGGGCTGGAGGCGGCGCCGCCGGCGAGACTGCCGTCGACGTTGCCGGAGGAATTGGCCACGCCGGCAATGGTGGTGACGGTGCCGTCGGACGTCACTTTGCGGATGATGTGATTGAAGTCGTCGGCGACGTAGAGGTCGCCGTTGGCGGCGAAGGCGAGCGCGCCGAACGAGCCGAAGCGGGCGACGGTGCCGACACCGTCGGTGGAGCCGGTGGAGCCGGCGTTCGAGCCGACAAACGCCGCGACGGTGCCGTCGGGGGCGACTTTGCGGATGCTGCCGGAGTCGAAGACGTAGATGTCGCCGGTGCTCGGGTGGCGGGCGAGGCCGCGCGGACCGCCGTAGCGGGCGGTGGCGGCGGAGCCGTCGACCATCGCAAAGGTGGAGGTGGAGACGATGCCCGAGAACGTGGTGACGACGCCGGCGGGCGTCACTTTGCGCAGGACGCGGTTGCTGTAGTCGCTGACGATGAAGTTGCCGCTGCCGTCGCCGACGACGCCGATGGGCAGGAAGAAGCGCGCGGCGGTGCCGGTGCCATCGGCGCTGCCGGGCGGCAGGCCGGCCAGGGTCGAGACGTCGCCGGCGGTGCCGAAGGAGCGGATGGTGTTCGAGCTCATGTCGGTGATCGCGAAATGGGCGTTGCCCATCCAGGCGATGCCGCGCGGGAAATTGAAACGGGCGTTCGTGCCCGCGCCGCTGTCGGCGAAGCCGATTTGGAAGGGCGAGCCGGCGACGGTGGTGACAGTCAGGTCCGTGGCGATGCGACGGATGGTGTAGGGTCCGTCAACGACGTAGGCGACGCCGGTGCCAGGATCGAGGGCGATGTCCCAAGGCGAACTGAGGCGCGCGGCGGTGCCAACGGCGTCGGTCGTGCCACTGAAATTATTGGGCGGCGGCGAGCCGACGAGCGTGGTGAGGTTGCCGGAGGCGTCGGCGAGGCGGAGGGCGGAGTTGGTGCCGTCCAAGATGAGCAGCGTGCCGTCGGACTTGAGCGCGAGGCCGCGCGGGTTGTTGAGGCGACCGGTGCCGACGGCGCCGTCGGCGTAGCCGAAGACGCCGAGTGTGCCGGCGTAGGTGGTGACGACGCCGGCGGGAGTGATCTTGCGGATGGCGTGGTTGCCGGTGTCCGAGACGTAGAGGTTGCCGGAGCTGTCGATGACGCCGCGCGCCAGGTTGTTGAAGCGGGCGGAGGTGCCGGTGCCGTCGGCGGCGCCGAACGTGGTGGAGCCGGCGAAGGTGGAGACGTTGCCGCCGGAGATTTTTCGAATCAGGCTGGGCTGGAGCACGTAGATGTCGCCGTTGGCCGCGACGATGACGCCGGTCGGGTTGCTGAAGCGGGCGACGGCGAGGGTGCCGTCGGTGATGGTGTTGGCCCCGGCGAGTCCGGCGAAGGTGGTGACGACGCCGGCGGGCGTGACCTTGCGGATGGTGTGATTGCTCGAATCGG
This window of the Candidatus Didemnitutus sp. genome carries:
- a CDS encoding putative Ig domain-containing protein; this encodes MISLSARFGALRLLGLALLCVGFATAARAVDLVLAAGQAGVAYTPYTIVTDPPAANGTVYSATGLPSGMSINASTGTISGTPLVDGVFTGTISLDDAGTINNFTYSLTIDAALGVSQVSSELTALGAVGQDFSYLITATNSPQSYNVGTLPAGLTYSAGAISGQPTTAGTYNVSLSANNATGTGPSVTLVITVEPSGPVPTISGQSSVTADLNIALNYQITASNSPTSYGASGLPVGLSVDTSTGAITGTPTVGGIFTATLTASNGNGASAAFPLTFVLGPVAVVNSATTLTGYSSIAITPYQLTATNSPTAFNVGTLPAGLSYNSTTKQITGTPAAAGTTSVTIYANNAIGRGPDFTLSVQITASATPQITAQPVGATKNYGESVTFSVTATGTPTPTYQWKKGASDIPLATSASYTIPSVTLNDAADYTVVVTNGAGSVTSDVATLTVNSGYAAWRAAKFTGGEVADDAISGTAADPDGDGLTNLLEYALDLAPKAVSSSGLPAVAKTATDWTFTYSRPADRPDISYTVQYSTNLSTWSSAGTHTRTATGATETWQASVPLGTGSAVFFRLKIDYPAAP
- a CDS encoding PEP-CTERM sorting domain-containing protein, with protein sequence MSTKKIGLVFLLLGLSRLSAVEISFSSSAFEVGKTSTGADLTNGFTFSIGSFGAFSPTALNTASWAANFTTIATNGSTPWDDLFTHFDGTATLSSNAGAFATSSQAYIWGYNTTTITNGVTEWVLFTNNTWLFPASSSPDPTIWTVDDVGTTAVVGTLNPSGSNIYIQTAAITSAVPEPATYAAVLGLLAVGLVAYRRRVAA
- a CDS encoding lipid-binding SYLF domain-containing protein, producing MKKLLNAFVLLATLAAAVGAHAVTIKRETLVERLDTCEAILQDLQSSTKTAIPADILHRAQGIVIVNQVQAGLFLGIKDGYAVALVRRPNGKWSIPVFLRAGEASFGLQAGVKAVNTVMVLLDDSTARLLLKSRFNFGAEAKAMAGVRGGEREAVNKQLVEGANVLVYSLQEGYYLGAAVKTGFMQPNDEANRVFYNTNNRLPELLFSDWTTPPAETRFIMDYVARLTSR